In a genomic window of Nitrospinota bacterium:
- the pabB gene encoding aminodeoxychorismate synthase component I, whose amino-acid sequence MIKPQIMSLGASPGFHDIAEYFSDRPHFIFLDSRIQGEINGKYSYIAFDPFLVFRSKGNKVTIYGRGGQAEHETGNPFDVLSGLLAKYKIDPSFGKETSNFLGGAIGYFAYELGGQIEKLPERKKGEPPVPECYVCFYDTVFIYDGGKNKISLSHCAFEENAPPASAVERLLDEVAAIPAGIYESSMQHSAENNGPAAGEVTSDFTKDEYMRAINRVKEYILAGDVYQVNLTQRFKFSVGSKGNWWIYKMLMRVNPAPFACYLNFEDVCVASSSPERFFKVVDGEVETRPIKGTIGRGADPSEDAQNMETLKNCQKNRAELAMIVDLLRNDLGRVCKPGTVKVKAFPELETYASVHHLVATITGELLEGKSPVDLLRATFPGGSITGAPKIRAMEIIDELEPVARGVYTGSIGYLGFNGNADLNIVIRTIIITGQTGYIQAGGGIVADSTAEDEYHESILKAKNLFKALAGG is encoded by the coding sequence ATGATAAAACCGCAAATCATGTCCCTTGGCGCCAGTCCCGGGTTCCACGACATTGCGGAGTACTTCTCCGATAGACCCCACTTTATTTTCCTCGACAGCAGGATACAGGGGGAGATCAATGGAAAATACTCTTATATAGCCTTTGACCCCTTTCTTGTTTTCAGGTCAAAGGGGAACAAAGTCACCATCTATGGACGCGGCGGACAGGCCGAACACGAGACAGGTAATCCCTTCGATGTTTTAAGCGGATTATTGGCAAAATATAAAATTGACCCGTCCTTCGGCAAAGAAACTTCGAACTTCCTCGGCGGCGCCATTGGTTATTTTGCGTATGAGCTGGGCGGGCAAATAGAAAAACTGCCGGAGCGTAAAAAAGGTGAGCCGCCGGTTCCGGAATGTTATGTCTGCTTTTATGACACCGTGTTTATATATGACGGCGGCAAAAACAAAATATCATTGTCCCATTGCGCTTTTGAAGAAAACGCGCCTCCGGCGTCCGCGGTGGAACGCTTGCTCGATGAGGTTGCAGCCATTCCCGCCGGGATATATGAGTCCAGCATGCAACATTCAGCTGAAAACAACGGGCCTGCCGCTGGCGAAGTTACAAGCGATTTTACCAAGGATGAATACATGCGCGCGATAAACCGGGTGAAAGAGTACATCCTGGCGGGCGACGTATATCAGGTCAACCTGACGCAAAGGTTTAAGTTCAGCGTTGGAAGCAAAGGCAACTGGTGGATATACAAAATGCTTATGCGGGTAAATCCGGCGCCGTTCGCGTGTTATTTAAATTTTGAGGACGTCTGCGTCGCTTCATCTTCGCCGGAAAGGTTTTTTAAGGTTGTGGATGGCGAGGTTGAAACCCGGCCGATTAAGGGCACCATTGGGAGAGGAGCGGATCCAAGCGAAGACGCGCAAAATATGGAGACCCTTAAAAACTGCCAGAAGAACCGGGCGGAATTGGCAATGATCGTGGACTTGCTGCGGAATGACCTCGGGCGTGTATGCAAGCCGGGTACGGTAAAAGTCAAGGCTTTCCCGGAACTGGAGACCTACGCCTCCGTGCATCATCTTGTGGCGACCATAACGGGCGAGCTGTTGGAAGGCAAAAGCCCGGTAGACCTGTTAAGGGCGACGTTCCCCGGGGGATCGATTACCGGAGCGCCAAAAATAAGGGCGATGGAAATCATAGACGAACTGGAGCCGGTCGCCAGGGGCGTTTACACCGGCAGTATAGGTTACCTCGGCTTTAATGGAAACGCGGACCTGAATATTGTGATACGGACGATTATCATCACAGGTCAAACGGGATACATCCAGGCCGGTGGAGGAATTGTTGCGGACTCCACGGCCGAGGACGAATATCACGAATCAATTCTAAAGGCAAAAAACCTTTTCAAGGCGCTTGCGGGGGGATAG
- a CDS encoding nuclear transport factor 2 family protein — translation MKNEGHIMGMTQQEKEIWEVVQSLNRTWTKEGNPDALKGYFHKNMVAITPTDRFCLEGGDVCVASWKTFAESAKIHRWEELRPNIQIYGNGKFAIVTYYFDMAFEMGGQEVEMGGRDMFVLSNEDGKWWVVADNFSAYPVSGAGA, via the coding sequence ATGAAAAATGAGGGACATATCATGGGAATGACTCAGCAGGAAAAGGAGATATGGGAAGTAGTCCAATCGCTTAACCGCACTTGGACCAAGGAGGGGAACCCCGATGCGCTTAAGGGCTATTTTCACAAGAATATGGTGGCTATAACCCCCACAGACCGTTTTTGCCTTGAGGGTGGAGATGTTTGCGTGGCGTCGTGGAAGACATTTGCCGAGAGCGCGAAAATCCATAGATGGGAGGAACTGCGGCCAAACATACAAATTTATGGAAACGGAAAGTTCGCCATAGTCACTTATTATTTTGACATGGCGTTTGAGATGGGTGGTCAAGAAGTGGAAATGGGCGGGCGCGATATGTTCGTGCTTTCCAATGAAGACGGTAAATGGTGGGTGGTCGCGGATAATTTTTCAGCGTACCCTGTTAGCGGAGCGGGCGCTTAA
- a CDS encoding DUF2461 domain-containing protein, which translates to MDDTGGFQGFSRETSRFLHDLKRNNNKGWFESNKARYQDVLIKPLTELASDLAPFMLSIDSHMEVTPAVNKTISRIYRDTRFSRDKSPYKTTMWITYKRPRKNWVSAPAYFFEISEESYRYGMGFYSAEKGTMDGLRWAINDDPAGFLKATAFYSKQNAFAVEGEKYKRLLSETIPPELLDWYQRKNLYLVCNRKMEGSIFSRKLVADLKGGFSLLGPFYHYLRKVTEEVE; encoded by the coding sequence TTGGACGATACGGGAGGCTTTCAAGGTTTTTCGAGGGAAACCAGCCGCTTCCTTCATGACCTTAAGCGAAACAACAACAAGGGTTGGTTCGAGTCAAACAAGGCGCGCTATCAGGATGTCCTTATAAAGCCGCTTACTGAATTGGCGTCGGATTTGGCGCCATTTATGCTCTCCATAGATTCGCACATGGAGGTAACTCCAGCGGTGAACAAAACAATATCCAGAATCTACCGGGATACAAGATTTTCGCGGGACAAGTCTCCCTATAAGACCACGATGTGGATTACCTATAAAAGGCCGCGCAAGAATTGGGTTAGCGCGCCCGCGTATTTTTTTGAGATATCGGAGGAATCCTACCGTTACGGCATGGGGTTTTACAGCGCGGAAAAAGGCACCATGGACGGGCTAAGGTGGGCAATCAACGATGACCCGGCAGGTTTTTTAAAGGCAACCGCATTTTACTCCAAGCAGAATGCCTTTGCCGTGGAAGGGGAGAAATACAAGAGGTTGTTAAGTGAAACCATTCCCCCGGAACTATTGGATTGGTACCAGAGAAAGAATCTTTATCTCGTCTGCAACAGGAAAATGGAAGGAAGTATTTTTAGCCGGAAACTGGTGGCGGATCTGAAGGGCGGGTTCAGCCTGCTTGGCCCTTTTTACCACTATTTAAGGAAAGTCACTGAAGAGGTGGAATGA
- a CDS encoding iron-sulfur cluster assembly accessory protein — protein sequence MVNVTASAAEQIKKSQIVAKCEGLPLRIAVVGGGCSGFEYGLGFDEKGDEDTEFTCNGIPVIIDPKTIKNIKGLELDYVDDQQGASFVFRNPNAPSGGHGHGGGGGCGCGGSSSC from the coding sequence AAGAAATCACAGATTGTCGCCAAGTGCGAAGGGCTTCCGCTCAGGATCGCCGTGGTCGGCGGCGGCTGCTCCGGTTTCGAATACGGCCTCGGCTTCGACGAAAAGGGGGATGAAGATACGGAATTCACCTGCAACGGCATCCCCGTGATCATCGATCCGAAGACCATCAAAAATATTAAAGGCCTTGAACTGGACTATGTGGACGACCAGCAGGGCGCGTCCTTCGTTTTCCGCAATCCGAACGCCCCCAGCGGCGGACACGGTCATGGCGGCGGTGGAGGCTGCGGCTGCGGCGGCAGCTCCAGCTGCTGA